The Streptococcus sp. S5 genome contains a region encoding:
- a CDS encoding sugar-binding transcriptional regulator: MKDERKKLLAKLAYLYYVEDKSQSQIAAETGIYRTTVSRMLAEAKKEGVVKIEIENFDTRLFHLENYIKQKYGLKAIEIIPNLVDEPRESLEKRLAQASAVMLRNLIEDGMTVGFSWGKSLRLMVEQVGTKRLDGVQFYPLAGGPSHIHARYHVNTLIYSMASKFHGECHFINASVIQENSEVTEGILSSKYFEDLKASWRCLDVAAVGIGGYADSKNPQWFDMLTSNDFKKLESEHAVGEVCCRFFDQEGIPVYPELQERTISITLEELREVPNTISLAYGDQKAKALLSVLKANYINHLVTDEATILKVLELDGDQQFTKK, translated from the coding sequence TTGAAAGATGAACGGAAAAAGTTACTTGCTAAATTAGCCTATCTATACTATGTTGAAGACAAAAGTCAATCGCAAATCGCAGCAGAAACTGGAATCTACCGTACAACTGTCAGCAGAATGCTAGCAGAGGCCAAGAAAGAGGGCGTAGTAAAAATTGAAATCGAAAACTTTGATACTCGCCTCTTCCATTTAGAAAATTATATCAAACAAAAATATGGCTTAAAAGCTATCGAGATTATACCGAATCTAGTTGATGAACCTCGAGAAAGCCTTGAAAAGCGACTGGCGCAAGCAAGTGCGGTCATGCTTCGTAATTTGATTGAAGATGGAATGACAGTCGGATTTTCATGGGGCAAGTCTCTCAGATTAATGGTAGAACAAGTTGGAACGAAGCGCTTGGATGGTGTACAGTTTTATCCCCTAGCTGGAGGTCCCAGTCATATTCATGCTCGCTACCATGTCAATACGCTGATCTACAGTATGGCGAGTAAATTTCATGGGGAATGTCATTTTATAAACGCGAGTGTCATTCAAGAAAATTCTGAGGTGACGGAAGGCATCTTATCTTCTAAGTATTTTGAGGATTTGAAAGCTAGTTGGCGTTGTTTGGATGTTGCGGCTGTAGGGATTGGTGGCTATGCAGATAGCAAGAATCCTCAGTGGTTTGATATGCTGACATCAAATGATTTTAAGAAATTGGAGTCAGAACATGCTGTAGGAGAAGTATGCTGTCGTTTCTTTGATCAAGAAGGTATCCCCGTTTATCCTGAATTACAGGAAAGAACAATATCTATCACATTGGAGGAATTGAGAGAGGTACCAAACACCATCTCTTTGGCCTACGGTGATCAGAAAGCAAAAGCACTTTTATCGGTTTTGAAAGCCAACTATATCAATCATTTAGTCACAGATGAAGCAACGATCTTAAAAGTCTTAGAATTAGATGGTGATCAGCAATTTACTAAAAAATAG
- a CDS encoding DUF3114 domain-containing protein yields the protein MNRRELARLGWRENSLAYLEKHLQVYKDPQAYQEQYQSVFFFASPLFQNMWFQEIKDLTETAAQDLLRGVMKILLMPSDLSGTCEETAFLLSRMAPDCPPGSDFWTAFSRVVQVAFENDPLADQSGDQLLKRQVHQLRYLLSSYQAQWIRIHNARSGQTDEEALQAYLQETRAVRVDAYAAARLHNKVSLRPDGHLHYPSGASQQVNFKVLLNFHTEYILDQAGHFLNEVDPIEVSENGIVNGASFNYGLARGRTHKDLDIAPVKAWDPAFRKRILYQQGVRYLAPKNDRGEQGYWSRKGVFAQGGKSYKQQVAKRVRSFLRGIPRLRWRLLLKNGLHRIL from the coding sequence ATGAACAGACGGGAATTAGCGAGACTAGGCTGGAGAGAAAATAGTTTAGCCTATCTAGAGAAGCACTTGCAGGTATACAAAGATCCACAAGCCTACCAAGAACAATACCAGTCTGTCTTTTTCTTTGCCAGTCCTCTGTTTCAAAACATGTGGTTTCAAGAGATCAAGGATCTAACGGAAACTGCTGCCCAAGACTTGCTGAGGGGCGTTATGAAAATTCTCCTAATGCCGAGTGACTTATCTGGAACTTGTGAAGAAACAGCCTTTCTTCTGAGTAGGATGGCTCCAGATTGTCCGCCAGGATCCGACTTTTGGACGGCATTTTCACGCGTCGTGCAGGTCGCCTTTGAAAATGATCCTTTAGCAGATCAGTCGGGAGATCAGCTTTTGAAACGCCAGGTTCACCAGTTGCGCTACCTACTTTCAAGTTACCAGGCACAATGGATTCGGATACATAATGCGAGATCTGGACAGACTGACGAAGAGGCCTTACAAGCTTACCTACAGGAGACTAGAGCTGTCAGGGTGGATGCTTATGCGGCTGCCCGCCTTCATAACAAGGTCTCCCTAAGGCCAGATGGTCACCTTCATTATCCATCAGGGGCCTCCCAACAAGTTAATTTCAAGGTCTTGTTAAATTTTCATACGGAGTATATTCTCGATCAAGCTGGGCATTTTCTCAATGAAGTTGATCCAATAGAAGTTTCTGAAAATGGCATTGTCAATGGTGCCAGTTTTAACTACGGCTTGGCTAGGGGCCGGACCCATAAGGACTTGGATATTGCCCCCGTCAAAGCGTGGGATCCAGCCTTTCGCAAGCGGATCCTCTATCAGCAAGGTGTTCGCTATCTAGCTCCGAAGAATGACCGCGGAGAGCAAGGTTATTGGAGTCGAAAAGGAGTTTTTGCACAGGGAGGTAAGAGCTACAAGCAACAAGTAGCAAAGCGCGTGCGAAGTTTCCTCAGAGGCATCCCTCGCTTACGCTGGCGACTTTTACTCAAGAATGGACTCCACCGGATTTTATAG
- a CDS encoding M13 family metallopeptidase: protein MVRLQDDFYDYVNGEWAETAVIPDDKPSTGGFMDLIQDIENLMLDITGKWQRGEELPEDSILQNFVKYHKMVADFDAREAAGVAPAMPLINEIKALSSFEDYTSKLGTYELAGKPNLMPFMVSPDYMNAQMNVLWGEAPAHILPDTTYYEEGNEKGPELLAIWRQMMEKLLPKFEFSEAEIKEILDKVIASDAELAKYILSNEERSEYNKLYHPYEWADFKALVPELPLDTFFTEVIGQTPDKIIVPEERFWKEFAPTFYSAANWETIHARLKLGAAVDWTLFLTEEIRVLAGEYSRTIAGVPEPRPKEKAALSLAEVPYSQALGLWYAGEKFSPEAKADVEHKVATMIDVYKERLEKADWLAPETREKAIVKLNVITPHIGYPEKLPETYAKKIIDESKTLVENAQALYEISIAHTWSKWNQPVDRSEWHMPANMVNAYYDPQQNQIVFPAAILQAPFYDLHQSSSANYGGIGAVIAHEISHAFDTNGASFDEHGSLKDWWKPEDYEAFTARTQKVIDQFEGQDSYGAKINGKLTVSENVADLGGIAAALEAAKKEEDFSAEEFFTNFARIWRMKARTEYMQLLASVDVHAPGKLRTNVQLPNFDEFFETFDVKEGDGMWRAPEDRVIIW from the coding sequence ATGGTACGTTTACAAGATGATTTTTATGATTACGTCAATGGGGAATGGGCTGAGACAGCTGTGATTCCTGATGACAAACCGTCAACTGGTGGTTTTATGGACTTGATCCAAGATATCGAAAACTTGATGTTGGATATCACTGGAAAATGGCAACGGGGAGAAGAACTGCCTGAAGACAGCATTCTGCAAAACTTTGTCAAATACCATAAAATGGTGGCAGATTTTGATGCACGGGAAGCAGCTGGTGTAGCACCAGCCATGCCCTTGATCAATGAAATTAAGGCTCTGTCTTCTTTTGAAGACTATACCAGCAAGTTGGGGACCTATGAACTAGCTGGCAAACCAAATCTCATGCCATTTATGGTGTCACCAGACTATATGAATGCCCAAATGAATGTCTTGTGGGGAGAAGCGCCGGCTCATATCTTGCCAGATACGACCTACTATGAAGAAGGTAACGAAAAAGGCCCAGAATTACTGGCTATCTGGCGCCAAATGATGGAAAAACTTTTACCTAAATTTGAATTCTCAGAGGCAGAAATCAAAGAAATCCTGGATAAGGTCATTGCGTCGGATGCAGAATTGGCCAAATATATCTTGTCAAATGAAGAAAGATCCGAGTACAACAAACTCTACCATCCTTATGAGTGGGCAGATTTCAAGGCCTTGGTTCCAGAATTGCCACTCGATACTTTCTTTACAGAAGTGATCGGACAAACTCCGGATAAAATCATCGTTCCAGAAGAGCGTTTCTGGAAGGAATTCGCACCAACATTCTATTCAGCAGCCAACTGGGAAACTATTCATGCAAGATTGAAACTCGGTGCAGCCGTAGATTGGACTTTATTCTTGACCGAAGAAATCCGTGTCTTGGCTGGTGAATATAGTCGTACGATTGCAGGTGTTCCAGAACCTCGTCCAAAAGAAAAGGCGGCCTTGTCATTAGCAGAAGTACCATATAGCCAAGCGCTTGGACTCTGGTATGCGGGAGAAAAATTTTCACCAGAAGCAAAAGCAGATGTAGAGCATAAAGTAGCGACCATGATTGACGTCTACAAGGAGCGCTTAGAAAAAGCAGACTGGCTCGCTCCTGAAACTCGCGAAAAAGCCATTGTCAAACTCAATGTCATCACACCACATATCGGCTACCCTGAAAAATTACCAGAAACATACGCCAAAAAGATCATCGATGAGAGCAAGACCTTGGTGGAAAATGCTCAAGCCCTTTACGAAATTTCCATTGCCCATACTTGGAGCAAGTGGAACCAACCGGTTGATCGGAGCGAATGGCACATGCCAGCTAATATGGTCAATGCCTACTATGATCCGCAACAGAACCAAATCGTCTTCCCAGCAGCGATTTTACAAGCACCTTTCTATGACCTTCACCAATCATCATCAGCCAACTACGGCGGAATCGGTGCAGTCATTGCCCATGAAATCTCCCACGCCTTTGACACCAATGGTGCTTCCTTTGATGAGCACGGTAGCTTGAAAGACTGGTGGAAGCCAGAAGATTACGAAGCCTTTACCGCTCGGACTCAAAAAGTCATCGATCAGTTTGAAGGACAAGACTCTTACGGTGCCAAGATCAACGGGAAATTGACCGTTTCTGAAAACGTGGCAGACCTCGGCGGTATCGCTGCAGCCCTTGAAGCCGCTAAGAAAGAGGAAGATTTCTCAGCAGAAGAATTCTTCACCAACTTTGCTCGCATCTGGCGCATGAAAGCTCGGACAGAGTACATGCAACTTCTCGCAAGTGTCGATGTCCACGCACCAGGAAAACTCCGCACCAATGTCCAATTACCAAACTTTGACGAATTCTTTGAAACCTTTGATGTCAAAGAAGGCGACGGCATGTGGCGCGCACCAGAAGATCGTGTGATCATTTGGTAA
- a CDS encoding PTS sugar transporter subunit IIB yields MKIGLFCAAGFSTGMLVNNMKVAAKELGIDAEIDAYSQAKLADFAPEIDVALLGPQVAYTLDKSKAICEANHIPIAVIPMADYGMLDGKKVLNLALELLGEK; encoded by the coding sequence ATGAAAATTGGATTGTTTTGTGCAGCAGGATTTTCAACAGGAATGTTGGTAAATAATATGAAGGTGGCGGCTAAGGAATTAGGGATTGATGCTGAAATCGATGCCTATTCTCAAGCGAAATTAGCAGATTTTGCTCCTGAAATCGATGTCGCTTTGTTGGGCCCTCAAGTAGCTTATACTTTGGATAAATCAAAAGCGATTTGTGAGGCAAACCATATTCCTATTGCTGTCATCCCTATGGCAGATTATGGGATGTTGGATGGTAAGAAAGTACTAAATCTAGCTCTAGAATTGCTAGGAGAAAAATAA
- a CDS encoding metal ABC transporter permease — translation MITEFIDGLQQFHFLQNALITAIAIGIVAGAVGCFIILRGMSLMGDAISHAVLPGVALSFILGINFFIGAIVFGLLASILITYIKSNSIIKSDTAIGITFSSFLALGVILIGVAKSSTDLFHILFGNILAVQDQDMWMTIGVGVSVLLVIVLLFRPLLLTSFDPVLAQSMGVRVKVYHYLLMVLLTLVSVTAMQSVGTILIVAMLITPAATAYLYANSLWSMMLLSSSLGALASVLGLFIGYSLNIAVGSCIVLTSAVFFLISFFIAPKQRKNKHALSSH, via the coding sequence ATGATTACAGAATTTATCGATGGATTACAGCAATTCCACTTCTTACAGAATGCCCTGATCACAGCCATTGCCATTGGTATTGTCGCTGGAGCTGTCGGATGCTTCATTATTTTGCGAGGCATGTCTCTCATGGGAGATGCTATCTCGCACGCAGTCCTTCCAGGGGTGGCCCTGTCCTTTATCCTTGGCATCAATTTCTTTATTGGCGCCATTGTCTTTGGGCTTCTAGCTTCCATCCTTATCACCTATATCAAGAGTAACTCCATCATCAAGAGCGACACAGCGATAGGGATTACCTTTTCTTCTTTCCTTGCCTTAGGAGTCATCCTGATTGGAGTCGCAAAAAGTTCCACCGACCTCTTCCACATCCTCTTTGGGAATATCCTGGCCGTGCAAGACCAAGATATGTGGATGACCATCGGTGTTGGGGTGTCAGTCTTGCTGGTGATTGTCCTGCTTTTTCGCCCCTTGCTTCTCACTTCATTTGATCCGGTTTTGGCTCAATCCATGGGCGTCCGGGTCAAGGTCTACCACTACCTCCTTATGGTGCTTTTGACATTGGTTTCTGTTACTGCTATGCAAAGTGTCGGAACCATTCTCATCGTCGCCATGCTCATCACACCTGCTGCGACAGCCTATCTCTATGCCAATAGCCTCTGGTCCATGATGCTCCTGTCCTCTAGCCTAGGCGCTCTTGCATCCGTTCTGGGACTCTTTATTGGCTATAGTTTGAACATCGCCGTTGGGTCTTGTATTGTCCTCACTTCTGCCGTCTTCTTTCTCATCAGCTTTTTTATCGCTCCTAAGCAGAGAAAGAACAAGCACGCTCTTTCATCTCATTAA
- a CDS encoding PTS lactose/cellobiose transporter subunit IIA — MEIIVADQIIMGLILNAGDAKQHIYQALSYAKEGDFTSSEDEIAKADAALLEAHNLQTQFLAQEAGGTKTEITALFVHSQDHLMTSITEINLIKEMIDLRKELSAKQ; from the coding sequence ATGGAAATAATTGTTGCAGACCAAATTATTATGGGATTGATTTTAAATGCGGGTGATGCTAAACAGCATATTTACCAAGCTTTATCATATGCTAAGGAGGGCGATTTTACATCTTCTGAAGACGAAATTGCGAAAGCAGATGCAGCATTGCTAGAAGCGCATAACTTGCAAACACAATTTTTAGCCCAGGAAGCAGGTGGGACAAAGACAGAGATTACAGCTTTGTTTGTGCACTCACAAGATCACTTAATGACTTCAATCACAGAGATTAACTTGATCAAAGAAATGATTGACTTACGTAAAGAACTTTCAGCGAAACAATAA
- a CDS encoding PTS sugar transporter subunit IIC, with protein MSNFNSQKIIAPIMRFVNLKGIIALKDGMLAILPLTVVGSLFLIIGQLPFEGLNQAIASVFGDTWTEPFMQVYSGTFAIMGLISCFSIGYSYAKNSGVEPLPAGVLSLSSYFILLKSSYVPAKGEPIGDAIAKVWFGGQGIIGAIIIGLIVGAIYTVFIQRHIVIKMPEQVPQAIAKQFEAMIPAFVIFLLSMIVYIVSKVVTSGGTFIEMIYDVIQVPLQGLTGSLYGAIGIAFFISFLWWFGVHGQSVVNGVVTALLLSNLDANKSMLAAGKLSVENGAHIVTQQFLDSFLILSGSGITFGLVVAMLFAAKSKQYKALGKVAAFPAIFNVNEPVVFGFPIVMNPVMFLPFIIVPILAAIIVYTSIAIGFMHPFSGVTLPWSTPAIISGFMVGGWQGAFVQVLVLATSTVVYFPFFKFQDNLAYNNELQAEK; from the coding sequence ATGTCTAATTTTAATTCTCAGAAAATTATCGCTCCAATCATGCGGTTTGTAAACTTGAAAGGAATTATTGCTCTTAAAGATGGGATGTTAGCGATCCTTCCATTAACGGTAGTTGGTAGTTTGTTCCTGATTATTGGGCAATTACCATTTGAAGGCCTTAATCAGGCTATTGCTAGTGTATTTGGCGATACGTGGACAGAGCCATTTATGCAGGTTTATTCAGGAACATTCGCCATCATGGGCTTAATTTCGTGCTTCTCCATTGGTTATTCATATGCTAAAAACAGTGGAGTAGAACCCTTGCCAGCAGGAGTTTTGTCCCTATCTTCATACTTTATCTTGTTAAAATCTTCTTATGTACCAGCTAAGGGAGAACCAATTGGTGATGCCATTGCAAAAGTATGGTTTGGTGGTCAAGGGATTATCGGGGCTATTATTATAGGTCTGATAGTTGGTGCGATTTATACTGTGTTTATCCAAAGACACATTGTTATTAAAATGCCAGAACAAGTACCTCAAGCCATTGCCAAACAATTTGAAGCGATGATTCCTGCTTTCGTGATTTTCTTACTATCAATGATTGTCTATATCGTATCAAAAGTAGTGACAAGTGGCGGTACTTTCATTGAAATGATCTATGATGTCATTCAGGTTCCTCTACAAGGTCTAACAGGATCACTTTACGGAGCGATTGGAATTGCCTTCTTTATTTCGTTCTTGTGGTGGTTTGGTGTGCACGGACAATCAGTTGTCAATGGTGTAGTAACAGCCTTACTACTTTCTAACCTGGATGCCAATAAATCAATGTTGGCAGCTGGGAAGCTATCCGTTGAAAATGGTGCTCACATTGTAACTCAACAATTCCTAGATAGTTTCCTTATTTTGTCTGGATCAGGTATAACCTTTGGTTTGGTTGTTGCTATGTTATTTGCTGCTAAGTCAAAACAATATAAGGCACTTGGGAAAGTTGCAGCTTTTCCTGCAATCTTCAATGTTAATGAACCCGTCGTATTTGGCTTCCCAATTGTAATGAACCCAGTGATGTTCCTTCCATTTATTATCGTTCCAATTTTAGCAGCGATAATTGTTTATACTTCAATTGCTATTGGGTTCATGCATCCATTCTCAGGTGTGACCCTTCCTTGGAGTACACCAGCCATTATTTCTGGATTTATGGTTGGAGGTTGGCAAGGTGCTTTCGTTCAAGTGCTGGTTCTCGCAACCTCGACTGTCGTATATTTCCCATTCTTCAAATTCCAAGATAATCTTGCCTATAACAACGAATTACAAGCTGAAAAATAG
- the fimA gene encoding metal ABC transporter substrate-binding lipoprotein/fibrin-binding adhesin FimA, with amino-acid sequence MKKIASVLALFVALLFGLLACSKGSSSGASGKLKVVTTNSILADMTKNIAGDKIELHSIVPVGKDPHEYEPLPEDVKKTSQADLIFYNGINLETGGNAWFTKLVKNANKVENKDYFAVSEGVDVIYLEGQNQAGKEDPHAWLNLENGIIYAKNIAKQLIAKDPKNKDFYEKNLAAYTEKLNKLDQEAKQAFNNIPADKKMIVTSEGCFKYFSKAYGVPSAYIWEINTEEEGTPDQIKTLVEKLRQTKVPALFVESSVDERPMKTVSKDTDIPIYAKIFTDSIAKEGEKGDSYYSMMKWNLDKIAEGLSQ; translated from the coding sequence ATGAAAAAAATCGCTTCTGTCCTCGCCCTCTTTGTAGCGCTCTTATTTGGCCTTCTAGCCTGTAGCAAGGGTTCTTCTTCTGGAGCTTCTGGTAAATTGAAAGTGGTCACCACCAATTCGATCCTTGCAGATATGACCAAAAATATTGCTGGGGATAAGATCGAACTGCACAGTATCGTTCCCGTCGGCAAAGATCCCCACGAATACGAACCACTACCAGAAGATGTCAAAAAAACTTCGCAAGCAGACCTGATCTTCTACAACGGGATCAACCTTGAAACCGGTGGCAATGCTTGGTTCACTAAATTGGTCAAAAATGCCAATAAAGTAGAAAACAAGGACTATTTCGCAGTTAGCGAGGGAGTCGATGTCATCTACCTAGAAGGCCAAAACCAAGCTGGAAAAGAAGACCCTCACGCTTGGCTCAATCTCGAAAATGGAATCATCTACGCTAAAAACATTGCCAAACAATTAATCGCAAAAGATCCAAAAAATAAGGACTTCTACGAAAAAAATCTAGCAGCCTACACTGAAAAACTCAACAAGCTAGACCAAGAAGCCAAGCAAGCATTCAATAACATCCCAGCAGACAAGAAGATGATCGTAACCAGCGAAGGCTGCTTCAAGTACTTCTCCAAAGCCTATGGCGTCCCATCTGCCTATATCTGGGAAATCAATACGGAAGAAGAAGGCACACCTGACCAAATCAAAACGCTGGTAGAAAAGCTCCGTCAAACCAAGGTGCCGGCCCTCTTTGTTGAATCCAGTGTCGATGAACGTCCTATGAAAACTGTGTCTAAAGATACCGACATCCCAATCTATGCAAAGATCTTCACTGATTCCATTGCCAAAGAAGGAGAAAAGGGCGATAGCTACTACAGCATGATGAAATGGAACTTAGACAAGATCGCAGAAGGATTGAGTCAGTAG
- a CDS encoding DeoR/GlpR family DNA-binding transcription regulator, producing MQRLDEILKLVSEFEKIDVNSLSEKLQVSKVTIRKDLDKLESKGLLHREHGYAVLNSGDDINVRLSFQYDTKKRIAREAAKLIKDNDTVLIESGSTCALLAEEICQTKKNVKIVTNSYFIADYIQEYDSCKIILLGGEFQKESRVTVGPLLKELIRSFRVPFAFVGVDGYDDELGFTGKDMMRSEVVQAMSDVSKEVIVLTDSSKFGKCGTVRRFALSQVSRVITDKNISQEAKEKLEDSQTILTLV from the coding sequence ATGCAACGTTTAGATGAAATATTGAAATTAGTATCGGAATTTGAAAAGATTGATGTTAATAGTTTGTCTGAGAAATTACAAGTCTCTAAAGTGACCATTCGAAAGGATTTGGACAAGCTAGAATCCAAAGGATTATTGCATAGAGAACACGGCTATGCTGTTTTAAATAGTGGAGATGATATCAATGTTCGACTGTCCTTTCAATATGATACCAAGAAAAGAATAGCCAGGGAAGCTGCTAAATTAATTAAGGATAACGACACGGTTTTGATTGAATCGGGCTCTACATGTGCCTTGCTAGCGGAAGAAATTTGCCAAACAAAAAAGAATGTCAAGATTGTGACAAATTCTTACTTTATTGCAGATTATATTCAGGAATATGATTCTTGTAAAATCATCCTACTTGGTGGTGAATTTCAAAAAGAATCGAGAGTGACTGTAGGTCCGCTTTTGAAAGAATTAATCCGCTCTTTTAGAGTTCCCTTTGCTTTTGTAGGGGTAGACGGATATGATGACGAACTTGGCTTTACTGGGAAAGATATGATGAGAAGTGAAGTTGTTCAAGCTATGTCCGATGTTTCTAAAGAAGTGATTGTCTTAACAGATTCAAGTAAATTTGGGAAATGTGGAACTGTCAGACGATTTGCACTTTCACAAGTTTCGAGAGTCATAACAGATAAGAATATATCTCAAGAAGCGAAAGAAAAACTTGAGGATTCACAAACAATTTTAACTTTAGTATAA
- a CDS encoding metal ABC transporter ATP-binding protein, translating to MIQIEHLSVAYQQTLALEDLSLTIQGPTILGILGPNGAGKSTLIKAMLGLLPHSGKVLLDQKDLGQALQRVAYVEQKSAIDFHFPITVRECVSLGLYPHLSIFKRKSKEDLQKVENALKLVNLLDLADRQIGQLSGGQFQRVLIARCLVQEADVIFLDEPFAGIDSVSEDIIMQTLQTLKQEGKTILIVHHDLSKVPAYFDQVLLLHRKLIAFGKTEETFTKENLHAAYGHELFIGGGVG from the coding sequence ATGATTCAAATTGAACATCTAAGTGTTGCTTACCAGCAAACACTGGCCTTGGAGGATCTTTCCCTCACCATCCAGGGTCCAACCATCCTAGGCATTCTTGGACCCAACGGAGCTGGAAAATCAACCCTGATCAAGGCCATGCTAGGACTTCTCCCTCATTCGGGAAAGGTCCTGCTCGATCAAAAAGATCTCGGCCAAGCTCTTCAACGAGTGGCCTACGTCGAACAGAAATCCGCTATTGATTTCCACTTCCCCATCACGGTGCGGGAGTGTGTCTCACTGGGTCTCTATCCCCATCTTTCTATCTTCAAGCGAAAAAGTAAAGAAGATCTCCAAAAAGTGGAAAATGCCTTGAAACTTGTCAATCTTCTTGATCTAGCAGATCGCCAGATCGGCCAGCTTTCGGGAGGGCAATTCCAACGGGTGCTAATCGCCCGCTGCTTGGTCCAAGAAGCAGATGTCATCTTTTTGGATGAGCCCTTCGCAGGGATTGACTCCGTCAGCGAAGACATTATCATGCAGACCCTTCAGACCTTGAAACAAGAAGGCAAGACCATTCTGATCGTCCATCACGATCTCAGCAAGGTCCCAGCTTATTTCGACCAGGTCCTCCTCCTTCACCGCAAGCTGATCGCTTTTGGAAAAACAGAGGAAACCTTTACCAAGGAGAATCTGCATGCAGCCTATGGGCATGAACTCTTTATAGGAGGTGGAGTCGGATGA
- the tpx gene encoding thiol peroxidase, which produces MATFLGNPVTFTGSQLQVGEMAHDFSLITPALEKKSLADFAGKKKVLSVIPSIDTGICSTQTRHFNQALSDMEDTVVLTVSVDLPFAQGKWCAAEGIENAIMLSDYFDHSFGKAYGLLINEWHLLARAVLVLDADNKVTYVEYLDNINSEPNYDAAIEAVKALG; this is translated from the coding sequence ATGGCAACATTTTTAGGAAACCCTGTTACCTTTACCGGATCTCAACTTCAAGTAGGGGAAATGGCTCATGATTTTTCATTGATCACTCCAGCTCTTGAAAAGAAATCTTTAGCTGATTTTGCTGGGAAGAAAAAAGTTCTCAGTGTGATCCCTTCTATTGATACAGGTATCTGTTCCACTCAAACACGTCACTTCAACCAGGCCCTCTCTGACATGGAGGACACTGTGGTCTTGACGGTTTCCGTCGACCTTCCTTTCGCCCAAGGCAAATGGTGTGCTGCTGAAGGGATCGAAAATGCCATCATGCTCTCAGACTACTTCGACCATTCCTTCGGGAAAGCCTACGGCCTCTTGATCAATGAATGGCATTTGCTTGCGCGTGCTGTCTTGGTCTTAGATGCAGACAACAAGGTGACTTACGTTGAGTACCTCGACAACATCAACAGCGAACCCAATTACGACGCTGCAATCGAAGCCGTCAAGGCACTTGGGTAA
- a CDS encoding glycyl-radical enzyme activating protein — protein sequence MEQNRGIIFNIQHFSIHDGPGIRTTVFLKGCPLRCPWCSNPESQRANPEKMLDAVTKKETITGEEKTVTEIIDDVLKDVDFYEESGGGLTLSGGEIFAQFEFAKAILKAAKEVGLHTAIETTAFVEHEKFVDLIQYVDFIYTDLKHYNTLKHKKVVGVNNHLIIKNIHYAFAQNKTIVLRIPVIPNFNDSLTDAEEFASLFNSLNIDEVQLLPFHQFGENKYKLLGRRYEMEGIKALHPEDLYDYQQVFLDHDIHCYF from the coding sequence ATGGAACAAAATCGCGGCATAATCTTTAATATCCAACACTTTAGTATCCATGATGGCCCTGGAATCCGAACTACTGTATTTTTAAAAGGATGTCCCCTACGTTGTCCATGGTGCTCCAATCCTGAATCCCAGCGTGCAAATCCTGAAAAAATGTTGGATGCTGTTACTAAAAAGGAAACCATCACAGGAGAAGAAAAAACAGTTACCGAGATCATAGATGATGTCTTAAAAGACGTTGACTTCTACGAAGAATCTGGTGGTGGCCTTACCCTGTCTGGTGGAGAAATCTTCGCTCAATTTGAATTTGCCAAAGCTATCTTAAAAGCTGCGAAAGAAGTTGGACTTCATACTGCAATCGAAACGACAGCTTTTGTTGAACATGAGAAATTTGTCGATCTCATTCAGTATGTTGATTTTATTTATACAGACCTTAAACATTACAATACACTTAAACATAAGAAGGTTGTCGGAGTCAACAATCATCTGATTATTAAAAATATTCATTATGCCTTTGCTCAAAACAAAACAATCGTTTTACGTATTCCAGTCATTCCTAATTTCAATGACTCTTTAACTGATGCTGAAGAATTTGCTTCCCTTTTTAATTCTCTCAACATCGATGAAGTACAACTTCTCCCATTTCACCAGTTTGGAGAAAACAAATACAAGCTTTTAGGACGTCGCTATGAAATGGAAGGAATAAAAGCCCTGCATCCAGAAGATTTATATGACTACCAGCAAGTTTTTTTAGATCATGACATTCACTGTTATTTCTAA